One region of Flavobacterium sp. GSB-24 genomic DNA includes:
- a CDS encoding O-antigen ligase family protein: protein MKNKKWSYEFLLIIHAAIAIVVFAVPFLSKIYSVIIPIVGFYIVYKTRNKNNEVLLVTAYLVGAEVFLRMTGGNFNNEYVKFSVIFFMLMGMFYSNFSRNGFIYCFFLILLIPGILFTVAASDPSIDIKKALFFNLSGPVCLAISAIYTMKRGMLFSDLQNIMVALGLPVVTTTVYLFLYNPSVKDVITGTQSNFETSGGFGPNQVSTILGLGMFVFFTQFILFSKSKRAILLNGFLLVFITYRGIVTFSRGGIITAVGMIVCLLFLLYRNSNARGRGKFILIFVVTALMGLGIWTYSSIQTSGLIEKRYANKDARGREKKDRLGGREEIMDAEIKLFLDDPILGVGAGLSKSRRLEYLKEEAASHNEITRMLSEHGIFGIFGLLILFITPFVLYINNRQHLYFLSCVVFWLLTINHAAMRIAAPAFIYALSLLSVKIKIPEKAENLVD from the coding sequence ATGAAAAACAAAAAATGGTCTTATGAATTTCTTCTAATAATTCATGCAGCAATTGCGATAGTTGTTTTTGCTGTGCCTTTTTTATCCAAAATATACAGTGTAATAATTCCTATTGTTGGATTTTATATAGTTTATAAAACAAGAAACAAGAATAATGAAGTTTTATTAGTTACAGCTTATTTAGTTGGTGCTGAGGTTTTTTTAAGAATGACAGGTGGAAACTTTAACAATGAGTATGTAAAGTTTAGTGTGATTTTCTTCATGTTGATGGGAATGTTTTACAGTAATTTTTCTCGGAATGGATTTATCTATTGTTTTTTCCTAATTCTATTAATACCAGGTATTTTATTTACTGTTGCAGCCTCAGATCCTTCGATAGATATTAAAAAAGCTTTGTTTTTTAATTTATCAGGTCCTGTATGTCTGGCAATATCTGCAATATATACAATGAAAAGAGGGATGCTTTTTTCTGATTTGCAAAATATCATGGTTGCACTGGGATTGCCAGTTGTAACCACAACCGTCTATTTGTTTTTATACAATCCAAGTGTTAAAGATGTGATAACAGGAACACAGTCAAATTTTGAAACTTCAGGAGGATTTGGTCCGAACCAAGTTTCAACCATTTTAGGATTAGGAATGTTTGTCTTTTTTACCCAATTCATATTGTTTTCGAAATCAAAAAGAGCAATACTATTAAATGGATTTTTATTGGTTTTCATAACTTATAGAGGAATAGTTACATTTTCAAGAGGCGGTATTATTACTGCTGTAGGTATGATTGTTTGCTTGTTATTTTTACTATACAGAAACTCAAATGCAAGAGGCAGAGGTAAATTTATTTTGATTTTTGTCGTAACCGCTTTAATGGGATTAGGTATTTGGACATATTCTTCTATTCAAACTTCTGGATTGATTGAAAAACGATATGCTAACAAAGATGCTCGAGGAAGAGAAAAAAAGGACAGGTTAGGCGGGCGAGAAGAAATTATGGATGCAGAAATAAAGCTGTTTCTAGATGATCCAATTCTAGGTGTTGGGGCTGGATTAAGTAAGTCCAGAAGGTTAGAGTATTTAAAAGAAGAAGCTGCGTCTCATAATGAAATTACAAGAATGCTTTCTGAACATGGTATATTTGGAATTTTTGGTTTACTAATACTATTTATAACTCCTTTTGTACTTTACATAAATAATCGACAGCACCTCTATTTTTTATCCTGTGTTGTTTTTTGGCTGTTAACTATCAATCATGCTGCAATGAGAATTGCTGCGCCAGCATTTATATATGCGCTGAGTCTTCTATCGGTAAAGATTAAAATTCCCGAAAAAGCAGAAAATTTAGTAGATTAA
- a CDS encoding glycosyltransferase family 4 protein, producing the protein MRIVQIIDSLEAGGAERMAVNYANGLAKEIEFSGLIVSRKEGLLKSEINEKVSYLFLKKRKKIDYKAVFRLRNYLKSNKVTFIHAHSSSFFIAVLVKLTLPRIKIIWHDHYGISQDLSSRKNLSLKIGSIFFRGVISVNSDLRDWAQSYLWCSNFIYLPNFIIDSFATKERVLLKGKDEKRIICVANLRPQKNHHLLVNAANIIRNKFPDWTFHLFGKDFHDTYSEELKKKINLLKLDEVVFLYSSTDNVDSAIQQCQIGVLPSLSEGLPLAILEYGRHALPVIATNVGEISKVIMSQKEGLIVESNDVIQFVEAVEKLILNENLRKQLGETLNHKVQLNFSEKNIIAEYLLWLKSLTILAV; encoded by the coding sequence ATGAGAATTGTTCAAATTATTGATTCTTTGGAAGCAGGAGGAGCTGAAAGAATGGCGGTCAATTATGCAAACGGATTAGCTAAAGAAATAGAATTCTCCGGACTAATCGTATCTAGAAAAGAAGGTTTACTTAAAAGTGAAATAAATGAAAAAGTTTCATATCTCTTTTTAAAGAAAAGGAAAAAGATTGATTACAAGGCAGTTTTTAGACTTCGTAATTATTTAAAAAGTAATAAAGTTACATTCATTCATGCGCATAGTTCTTCTTTTTTTATTGCAGTTTTAGTAAAATTAACTTTGCCAAGAATCAAAATTATATGGCATGATCATTACGGAATTTCGCAGGATTTGTCTTCAAGGAAAAATTTAAGTTTAAAAATTGGTTCTATATTTTTTAGAGGTGTTATTTCAGTAAATTCAGATTTGAGAGATTGGGCGCAATCTTATTTATGGTGTTCAAATTTTATTTATTTACCTAATTTTATTATTGATTCTTTTGCGACTAAAGAGCGAGTTTTGTTAAAAGGTAAGGATGAAAAAAGAATTATTTGTGTGGCGAATCTACGACCGCAAAAAAATCACCACTTACTTGTTAACGCTGCCAATATAATTAGAAATAAATTTCCCGATTGGACCTTTCATTTATTTGGAAAGGATTTTCACGATACATATTCAGAAGAACTCAAAAAAAAGATCAACTTGTTAAAACTTGATGAAGTTGTTTTTTTATATAGTTCAACAGATAATGTTGATTCAGCAATTCAGCAATGTCAAATTGGAGTTTTGCCTTCTCTATCTGAAGGACTTCCTTTGGCTATTTTAGAATATGGACGTCATGCTCTTCCTGTAATAGCAACGAATGTTGGAGAGATCTCAAAAGTAATAATGTCACAGAAAGAAGGTTTAATAGTAGAATCAAATGACGTGATTCAATTTGTAGAAGCAGTTGAAAAACTTATTCTTAATGAAAATTTAAGAAAACAACTAGGAGAAACCTTAAATCATAAAGTCCAATTGAATTTTAGTGAAAAAAATATCATTGCAGAGTATCTTTTATGGTTGAAATCTTTAACTATTTTAGCTGTTTAA